From Zingiber officinale cultivar Zhangliang chromosome 5B, Zo_v1.1, whole genome shotgun sequence, the proteins below share one genomic window:
- the LOC121985348 gene encoding BAG family molecular chaperone regulator 4-like isoform X1 — MLVALSPSPDSHTYLLYFYISLYSGTFTSSLLNRMNGSSATDAAAAAQADGSVGISPGELHPGGVLVQNRSDAVSGPRDNLVKIKVLRGTQLLDVSVPVESTFGELKKVLEKETGLEPHEQRLLFRGKEKDDDDCLRMAGIKDMSKVVLLEDPVSKARKFEQMKRDLYMKKAYDAIAAVRAEVDKLATKVSALEAAVHSSTKADAKDFAVLTELLMMQLLKLDGIEAEGEAKMQRKSEVRRIQNIVETLDSLKALNSNPFIDNNSAVSMTTSWETFDSGSGNLNASFPNTSSAMITNDWEHFD; from the exons ATGCTTGTTGCCCTTTCGCCTTCTCCCGACTCACACACATACCTGCTTTACTTTTATATCTCTCTCTATTCTGGAACCTTCACATCTTCTCTTCTAAATCGAATGAACGGCTCTAGCGCCACCGACGCCGCTGCGGCGGCGCAGGCCGATGGCAGCGTGGGCATATCACCTGGGGAGCTTCACCCAGGAGGGGTACTGGTTCAGAATCGAAGCGACGCGGTTTCCGGTCCCCGCGACAACCTCGTTAAGATCAAGGTTCTCCGTGGCACCCAACTCCTTGACGTCTCCGTCCCAGTCGAATCCACCTTCG GGGAGCTGAAGAAGGTACTTGAGAAAGAGACTGGTCTGGAGCCGCACGAACAGCGGCTCTTATTCCGGGGTAAAGAGAAGGATGATGATGACTGCTTGCGCATGGCCGGTATCAAGGACATGTCCAAGGTCGTGCTTTTAGAGGACCCTGTGAGCAAGGCGCGGAAGTTCGAGCAGATGAAGCGGGATCTGTATATGAAGAAGGCCTACGATGCCATCGCAGCTGTGAGAGCGGAAGTGGACAAGCTCGCCACCAAG GTGTCAGCTTTGGAGGCTGCCGTTCATTCAAGCACGAAAGCTGATGCTAAGGACTTTGCTGTTTTGACTGAGTTACTCATGATGCAATTGTTGAAACTGGACGGCATTGAGGCTGAGGGCGAAGCCAAAATGCAGAGGAAGTCAGAG gttcgccgtaTCCAGAACATCGTGGAGACACTAGACTCGCTAAAAGCATTAAATTCTAACCCCTTCATTGACAACAACAGTGCTGTCTCTATGACTACTTCATGGGAGACATTTGATTCTGGGTCAGGAAACCTAAATGCATCTTTTCCGAACACATCATCTGCGATGATTACCAATGATTGGGAACATTTTGACTAG
- the LOC121985348 gene encoding BAG family molecular chaperone regulator 4-like isoform X2: protein MLVALSPSPDSHTYLLYFYISLYSGTFTSSLLNRMNGSSATDAAAAAQADGSVGISPGELHPGGVLVQNRSDAVSGPRDNLVKIKVLRGTQLLDVSVPVESTFGELKKVLEKETGLEPHEQRLLFRGKEKDDDDCLRMAGIKDMSKVVLLEDPVSKARKFEQMKRDLYMKKAYDAIAAVRAEVDKLATKVSALEAAVHSSTKADAKDFAVLTELLMMQLLKLDGIEAEGEAKMQRKSEACPRRARGVKRTRRMEKCLFPRKAGVVRQAHI, encoded by the exons ATGCTTGTTGCCCTTTCGCCTTCTCCCGACTCACACACATACCTGCTTTACTTTTATATCTCTCTCTATTCTGGAACCTTCACATCTTCTCTTCTAAATCGAATGAACGGCTCTAGCGCCACCGACGCCGCTGCGGCGGCGCAGGCCGATGGCAGCGTGGGCATATCACCTGGGGAGCTTCACCCAGGAGGGGTACTGGTTCAGAATCGAAGCGACGCGGTTTCCGGTCCCCGCGACAACCTCGTTAAGATCAAGGTTCTCCGTGGCACCCAACTCCTTGACGTCTCCGTCCCAGTCGAATCCACCTTCG GGGAGCTGAAGAAGGTACTTGAGAAAGAGACTGGTCTGGAGCCGCACGAACAGCGGCTCTTATTCCGGGGTAAAGAGAAGGATGATGATGACTGCTTGCGCATGGCCGGTATCAAGGACATGTCCAAGGTCGTGCTTTTAGAGGACCCTGTGAGCAAGGCGCGGAAGTTCGAGCAGATGAAGCGGGATCTGTATATGAAGAAGGCCTACGATGCCATCGCAGCTGTGAGAGCGGAAGTGGACAAGCTCGCCACCAAG GTGTCAGCTTTGGAGGCTGCCGTTCATTCAAGCACGAAAGCTGATGCTAAGGACTTTGCTGTTTTGACTGAGTTACTCATGATGCAATTGTTGAAACTGGACGGCATTGAGGCTGAGGGCGAAGCCAAAATGCAGAGGAAGTCAGAG GCGTGTCCGAGGCGCGCCCGAGGCGTCAAGCGCACAAGGCGCATGGAAAAATGCCTTTTCCCACGCAAGGCGGGTGTTGTTCGTCAGGCGCACATCTAG